A region from the Acanthopagrus latus isolate v.2019 chromosome 8, fAcaLat1.1, whole genome shotgun sequence genome encodes:
- the si:ch73-62b13.1 gene encoding carbohydrate sulfotransferase 1 isoform X3 yields MQRRGPVPDRLEETRLIERVDDSRWRALCDWMPVDSPGKHILLFATTRSGSSFTGQLLNQHPEIFYVYEPLYHVQQAFTNSSSRLRRTLDRRALLGAYRDLLLNLYACDLHFIENYIRPEPQDHVTNSFFRRSSSHALCSPPVCSEGGEVTASDPPDESWCPKKCGALNLTLASMSCLSRGHVAIKTVRVPEVGDLRTLTEDPRLDLKIIHLVRDPRAILASRMMAFSDQFRAWKIWNATGRQPRYVDLSQITSTCKDMAASAETGLQRPAWLRGRYLLVRYEDLALNPRDKAGEIYRFVGLEMEDRVRMWIAKNTNSNASSPSEWNYRYSTTRDSRATAESWRLRLGYDIVRTVQNLCNDTLALLGYKQVHSAAQLRNLSHSLVEHRTFQPVT; encoded by the exons atgcaGCGGAGAGGACCGGTACCGGACCGGCTGGAGGAAACCCGTCTGATCGAGCGCGTTGATG actCCAGGTGGAGAGCCTTGTGTGACTGGATGCCCGTCGACTCACCCGGGAAGCACATCCTGCTGTTCGCCACCACGCGCAGCGGCTCCTCGTTCACCGGGCAGCTCCTCAACCAGCACCCGGAGATCTTCTACGTGTACGAACCGCTCTATCACGTCCAGCAGGCCTTCACCAACTCCAGCAGCAGGCTGCGCCGCACCCTGGACCGCCGGGCGCTGCTGGGAGCGTACCGGGACCTGCTTCTCAATCTGTACGCCTGCGACCTTCACTTCATCGAGAATTACATCCGCCCGGAGCCGCAGGACCACGTCACGAACTCCTTCTTCCGCCGGAGCTCCAGCCACGCCCTCTGCTCCCCTCCAGTGTGCTCAGAAGGAGGGGAGGTGACGGCCTCCGACCCGCCGGATGAAAGCTGGTGTCCTAAGAAATGTGGAGCCTTAAACCTCACGCTGGCCTCGATGTCGTGTCTGTCGAGGGGACACGTAGCCATCAAGACCGTGCGGGTCCCTGAGGTGGGGGACCTGCGCACTCTGACAGAAGATCCACGTCTGGACCTGAAGATCATCCACCTGGTGAGAGACCCCAGAGCCATCCTCGCCTCACGCATGATGGCGTTTTCAGATCAGTTCCGCGCTTGGAAAATCTGGAACGCGACAGGACGGCAGCCTCGGTACGTCGACCTGTCGCAGATCACCAGCACCTGCAAGGACATGGCGGCCTCCGCGGAGACGGGCCTGCAGAGGCCGGCGTGGCTGCGGGGGCGCTACCTGCTGGTGCGGTACGAGGACCTGGCGCTCAACCCGAGGGACAAGGCCGGCGAGATCTACAGGTTTGTGGGGCTGGAGATGGAGGACAGGGTGCGGATGTGGATCGCAAAGAACACCAACAGCAACGCGTCGTCTCCGTCCGAGTGGAACTACAGATACTCCACGACCAGAGACTCCAGAGCGACGGCAGAGAGCTGGAGGCTGCGTCTCGGCTACGACATCGTGAGGACCGTGCAGAATCTGTGCAACGACACTCTGGCGCTGCTCGGATACAAACAGGTCCACTCTGCGGCCCAGCTCAGAAACTTGTCCCATAGTTTAGTGGAACACAGGACCTTCCAACCCGTCACGTAG
- the si:ch73-62b13.1 gene encoding carbohydrate sulfotransferase 1 isoform X2 — protein MECSWKTVLLLVCASLGVQYTAIRTLRDSLSGPCQGAYRCQTRHHRDSRWRALCDWMPVDSPGKHILLFATTRSGSSFTGQLLNQHPEIFYVYEPLYHVQQAFTNSSSRLRRTLDRRALLGAYRDLLLNLYACDLHFIENYIRPEPQDHVTNSFFRRSSSHALCSPPVCSEGGEVTASDPPDESWCPKKCGALNLTLASMSCLSRGHVAIKTVRVPEVGDLRTLTEDPRLDLKIIHLVRDPRAILASRMMAFSDQFRAWKIWNATGRQPRYVDLSQITSTCKDMAASAETGLQRPAWLRGRYLLVRYEDLALNPRDKAGEIYRFVGLEMEDRVRMWIAKNTNSNASSPSEWNYRYSTTRDSRATAESWRLRLGYDIVRTVQNLCNDTLALLGYKQVHSAAQLRNLSHSLVEHRTFQPVT, from the exons ATGGAGTGCTCCTGGAAgacggtgctgctgctggtgtgtgcgTCTCTGGGGGTCCAGTACACGGCCATCCGGACCCTGAGGGACTCGCTGTCTGGACCCTGTCAAGGAGCCTACCGCTGCCAGACCAGACACCACAGAG actCCAGGTGGAGAGCCTTGTGTGACTGGATGCCCGTCGACTCACCCGGGAAGCACATCCTGCTGTTCGCCACCACGCGCAGCGGCTCCTCGTTCACCGGGCAGCTCCTCAACCAGCACCCGGAGATCTTCTACGTGTACGAACCGCTCTATCACGTCCAGCAGGCCTTCACCAACTCCAGCAGCAGGCTGCGCCGCACCCTGGACCGCCGGGCGCTGCTGGGAGCGTACCGGGACCTGCTTCTCAATCTGTACGCCTGCGACCTTCACTTCATCGAGAATTACATCCGCCCGGAGCCGCAGGACCACGTCACGAACTCCTTCTTCCGCCGGAGCTCCAGCCACGCCCTCTGCTCCCCTCCAGTGTGCTCAGAAGGAGGGGAGGTGACGGCCTCCGACCCGCCGGATGAAAGCTGGTGTCCTAAGAAATGTGGAGCCTTAAACCTCACGCTGGCCTCGATGTCGTGTCTGTCGAGGGGACACGTAGCCATCAAGACCGTGCGGGTCCCTGAGGTGGGGGACCTGCGCACTCTGACAGAAGATCCACGTCTGGACCTGAAGATCATCCACCTGGTGAGAGACCCCAGAGCCATCCTCGCCTCACGCATGATGGCGTTTTCAGATCAGTTCCGCGCTTGGAAAATCTGGAACGCGACAGGACGGCAGCCTCGGTACGTCGACCTGTCGCAGATCACCAGCACCTGCAAGGACATGGCGGCCTCCGCGGAGACGGGCCTGCAGAGGCCGGCGTGGCTGCGGGGGCGCTACCTGCTGGTGCGGTACGAGGACCTGGCGCTCAACCCGAGGGACAAGGCCGGCGAGATCTACAGGTTTGTGGGGCTGGAGATGGAGGACAGGGTGCGGATGTGGATCGCAAAGAACACCAACAGCAACGCGTCGTCTCCGTCCGAGTGGAACTACAGATACTCCACGACCAGAGACTCCAGAGCGACGGCAGAGAGCTGGAGGCTGCGTCTCGGCTACGACATCGTGAGGACCGTGCAGAATCTGTGCAACGACACTCTGGCGCTGCTCGGATACAAACAGGTCCACTCTGCGGCCCAGCTCAGAAACTTGTCCCATAGTTTAGTGGAACACAGGACCTTCCAACCCGTCACGTAG
- the si:ch73-62b13.1 gene encoding carbohydrate sulfotransferase 1 isoform X1, which translates to MHEGCRPRGGGRMECSWKTVLLLVCASLGVQYTAIRTLRDSLSGPCQGAYRCQTRHHRDSRWRALCDWMPVDSPGKHILLFATTRSGSSFTGQLLNQHPEIFYVYEPLYHVQQAFTNSSSRLRRTLDRRALLGAYRDLLLNLYACDLHFIENYIRPEPQDHVTNSFFRRSSSHALCSPPVCSEGGEVTASDPPDESWCPKKCGALNLTLASMSCLSRGHVAIKTVRVPEVGDLRTLTEDPRLDLKIIHLVRDPRAILASRMMAFSDQFRAWKIWNATGRQPRYVDLSQITSTCKDMAASAETGLQRPAWLRGRYLLVRYEDLALNPRDKAGEIYRFVGLEMEDRVRMWIAKNTNSNASSPSEWNYRYSTTRDSRATAESWRLRLGYDIVRTVQNLCNDTLALLGYKQVHSAAQLRNLSHSLVEHRTFQPVT; encoded by the exons ATG CATGAAGGATGTAGACCCAGAGGGGGGGGCAGGATGGAGTGCTCCTGGAAgacggtgctgctgctggtgtgtgcgTCTCTGGGGGTCCAGTACACGGCCATCCGGACCCTGAGGGACTCGCTGTCTGGACCCTGTCAAGGAGCCTACCGCTGCCAGACCAGACACCACAGAG actCCAGGTGGAGAGCCTTGTGTGACTGGATGCCCGTCGACTCACCCGGGAAGCACATCCTGCTGTTCGCCACCACGCGCAGCGGCTCCTCGTTCACCGGGCAGCTCCTCAACCAGCACCCGGAGATCTTCTACGTGTACGAACCGCTCTATCACGTCCAGCAGGCCTTCACCAACTCCAGCAGCAGGCTGCGCCGCACCCTGGACCGCCGGGCGCTGCTGGGAGCGTACCGGGACCTGCTTCTCAATCTGTACGCCTGCGACCTTCACTTCATCGAGAATTACATCCGCCCGGAGCCGCAGGACCACGTCACGAACTCCTTCTTCCGCCGGAGCTCCAGCCACGCCCTCTGCTCCCCTCCAGTGTGCTCAGAAGGAGGGGAGGTGACGGCCTCCGACCCGCCGGATGAAAGCTGGTGTCCTAAGAAATGTGGAGCCTTAAACCTCACGCTGGCCTCGATGTCGTGTCTGTCGAGGGGACACGTAGCCATCAAGACCGTGCGGGTCCCTGAGGTGGGGGACCTGCGCACTCTGACAGAAGATCCACGTCTGGACCTGAAGATCATCCACCTGGTGAGAGACCCCAGAGCCATCCTCGCCTCACGCATGATGGCGTTTTCAGATCAGTTCCGCGCTTGGAAAATCTGGAACGCGACAGGACGGCAGCCTCGGTACGTCGACCTGTCGCAGATCACCAGCACCTGCAAGGACATGGCGGCCTCCGCGGAGACGGGCCTGCAGAGGCCGGCGTGGCTGCGGGGGCGCTACCTGCTGGTGCGGTACGAGGACCTGGCGCTCAACCCGAGGGACAAGGCCGGCGAGATCTACAGGTTTGTGGGGCTGGAGATGGAGGACAGGGTGCGGATGTGGATCGCAAAGAACACCAACAGCAACGCGTCGTCTCCGTCCGAGTGGAACTACAGATACTCCACGACCAGAGACTCCAGAGCGACGGCAGAGAGCTGGAGGCTGCGTCTCGGCTACGACATCGTGAGGACCGTGCAGAATCTGTGCAACGACACTCTGGCGCTGCTCGGATACAAACAGGTCCACTCTGCGGCCCAGCTCAGAAACTTGTCCCATAGTTTAGTGGAACACAGGACCTTCCAACCCGTCACGTAG